AGAGCTGCACGGCTTATTTTACTTCCTTGCTGTAACAATGGTGGCTGTTTCAACAAAAGGAAAGTCTTACAACCCTATATTCCGCACCCATTTCCTTCGCAAAATCAGCGAAGGCAAGACGAAATCGCAGGCTTTGGTCTGCATCATGCGGCGGCTGGTGAATATCGTGTACGGTATGATGAAGAACAAGACGGAATACAGGCCGTATTAGCTATCCAAAGGAAAACTCATATGATAAAATCGTAGAAAAATATGTAAAGAGTGTGGGGCATAAGCAATATAAAACTTTTTGAATCAAAGAAAGTGCGGTCATTATGGAATGATGATGAGCAGAAATGGTATTTTTCGATAATAGATGTTGTAGAAATTCTCACAGACACAGATAATCCAAGAAGATATTGGAGTGACCTGAAAAGAAAGCTGAAAAAAGAAGGTTTTATTCAGTTGTACGATTTTATCGTACAACTGAAAATGGAAGCTTCTGATGGCAAGAAATATCTCACAGATTGTGCAAATGCAGAAGTTTTACTGAGAATAATTCAAACGATTCCTTCTCAAAAAGCGGAGCCGTTCAAACGCTGGCTGGCTCAAGTCGGTTATGAAAGGCTTGAAGAAATTGAAAATCCAGAGCTTGCCACTCAGCGGATTAGAGAAACCTATAAAATGAAAGGGTACAGCGATGATTGGATTGAAAAACGTATGCGTGGCATCGCAGTCCGCGATGAGTTAACGGATGAAACGAAACATATTAGTGAGTTGCTTTGTTGACAAGGAATATTGTAATATACTATCTAAAGTCACTTGAAAGATTTAGAGACGAGAAGAAGGGATATTACATGAGAATTAATAAATATATGGTCTCCACTGGGTACTGCTCTCGAAGAGAAGCCGACCGTTTGGTAGAGGCAAGACGTATTACTATCAATGGGGAACCTTGCGAGCTAGGCAGTCAGGTCCAAGACGGCGATGTCGTGTGCGTAGACGGCAAACCAATTCAATCGACGGAAGAATTAGTGTATATAGCGCTCAATAAACCAGTAGGGATTACTTGTACTGCTGAATCTCGAATCAAAGGAAATATCATCGACTTTGTCAATCATCCGCAACGAATCTTCCCAATTGGCCGATTAGATAAGGATTCCCAGGGGTTAATATTACTTACTAACGATGGAGATATCGTGAACCGTATTCTACGTTCCGAGAATAACCATGAGAAGGAATACATTGTAACTGTGGACAAGCCAGTAACAGACGAATTTCTTAAAGGGATGGCAGGTGGTGTTGAAATCTTAGGGACAGTTACGAAAAAATGTAAGGTAACGCGTGTCGGAAATTATGTATTCCGTATTATTTTGACACAAGGGTTAAATCGTCAAATTCGACGAATGTGTAAAGCTTTCGGTTATCGCGTGTTTAAATTGGAGCGGATAAGAATTATGAATATTAAACTTGGGGATTTGCCTATTGGGCAGTGGCGTGATTTGACGTTACAGGAATTTAACAAGCTACAGTCGCTGCTGAAATAAAAAAACAATATAAAAAAATAAAATGAGAAACAAAAAAATAAATGAGAAACAAAAATAAAATACTAAAATATAAAGGCCTATATAGTGGATTACTTGTTTCGTAATCACTGTATAGGCCATTGCGTTAGTGGCTATTTTTCGAAATGATCGATAATAAATTGTGGCACTTCAGAATCTTTAAACATTTCAATGGAAGGGTAAGATTCTCCGTTATGGAATAGTGCAATCACGTAAGTACCCTCATAATGCCAAGTCGTATAACGCAGGCATTCCTCAAGCTGCTCCTTGTTCTCGATTCGTAAGGTGCCAGGATGATTATTCAGGAATTCAGCGGTATCGCCTTTGATCATCTGATAGACATCTTCCCCTGGA
The Desulfuribacillus stibiiarsenatis DNA segment above includes these coding regions:
- the rluF gene encoding 23S rRNA pseudouridine(2604) synthase RluF: MRINKYMVSTGYCSRREADRLVEARRITINGEPCELGSQVQDGDVVCVDGKPIQSTEELVYIALNKPVGITCTAESRIKGNIIDFVNHPQRIFPIGRLDKDSQGLILLTNDGDIVNRILRSENNHEKEYIVTVDKPVTDEFLKGMAGGVEILGTVTKKCKVTRVGNYVFRIILTQGLNRQIRRMCKAFGYRVFKLERIRIMNIKLGDLPIGQWRDLTLQEFNKLQSLLK
- a CDS encoding BRO-N domain-containing protein; translation: MWGISNIKLFESKKVRSLWNDDEQKWYFSIIDVVEILTDTDNPRRYWSDLKRKLKKEGFIQLYDFIVQLKMEASDGKKYLTDCANAEVLLRIIQTIPSQKAEPFKRWLAQVGYERLEEIENPELATQRIRETYKMKGYSDDWIEKRMRGIAVRDELTDETKHISELLC